AGATTTAGTGCTAACTTTCTAATATGAATAAGGCTGTATTCACAGAAGAATATTAACCAGGTAGTGATCCTTTTATTTTCCTATTTGAGCTTACTAATAAGTCCCTGATGTCCCCTCACTCGGTCATCTATTACTAGGTGAAGAAGAAAGTAAACATTTCTGTATGTAAAGAAGGTAAccttcacaattgattgatcactgggtggtgatcaatgtcatgcatgtcaagtcattctttagtgctgatcgaatgctatcgatcaaggtAACCTTGTTAATTTTGTTGTAGTCCGATCTGCTGTCCAACAAATTTAGCAGCAAACAGttgttttatttgaaaaaatggGTTTCCAGATGGACACTTAGACTTGACGTTTTTGATATGATGGGAAAAAGTTTATAAGTTCGCATTATTCAATTTCCATGAAACACTATAAATGTTATTCTAGTCACGGAAATGATAATTTCTATACTGTACGAGTGAGGCATGTTTCACTAAACGAAGTACTTGCAATGAGTTATATATCATTCAGCTATCAATAAGAAGTAAATTGGTCTATCCTTGTTGTCTGAGCGTCAACTATGCATATCATTATTGGGTCggggtcagtcagtcacaacgtagaacttcgtacgtacgtacgtaaatCGGTTctagttaccataccacattagcacacagataaaattgtcgattcaaatcccataatggtagaggTAGTCAGAGTATAAGCAATAGTGTGAAAGATCAGGGTTTCATGattttattcaaggagtataatccagtgaaatgaatttgaaaagagaaaaaagaaagagacatgaagaatgTAGAAGAtaagaatttggtagaacacaaatagTGGATTCACCTtcgccattacaaacgattttgagccatgtcattcaaggtctctaaccatcgattgctatcatctcgcaagtcccaaccaggtagtctacacctaccagcatggctcagtctgTAGTGAATGataacacaagtggggacaatcgaatatatttaagaacaaaattacagaatatcccaccaaaatctgataaccatactgTAAACggttaatttgtaaactatcaatcaattgtctcaatcttgactgttccttctgcaaataacAAtctatcttctctgatttcattgttcatgcattttcttagcgattgcgcttcgttcctgttctatccttatcaatcttctactgaaatacattcaatgcctgaccatcaccatatactacttatgatgATATAAGTAACTCACACACTACAATAAAAGTTATTGTAGTTAGTCCTCTTATGGATCTTTACGTATTCCAGAAACATGCTTATTACTTATAAGAATAGTGTATTTTCTGTAAGCGATACATCACCCAATACAATTTTAAATCGTTAACATTATTTAGAAGATAACACAATACCACTTTGTAATTAATCTATTTACCTCTTTAATATCTAACAACACAATTTGTAAGAAGTATTTCTTCTTCATCTTAGATACTAATCACATAAGGATAGATCATAGTCAATATAGAACcctgaaaaaaatttatttaacctGTAACATTAACATCCCCCCATTATCAATCAATATTATcatatcaaaagaaaaaaaaacaattagcTTTATGATATcaatcattttcatagttgaaatcatgagtcaattgaagctagaccatcatggaaaacccttggatgccggctcagttggtctagaggttaagcgctcgctcgcatgactgataggtcctgggttcgaatctcgcgaggtgagattgtggatgcacactgctgaggagtcccacagtaggatgaaacggccatccagtgctttcaggttttccatggtggtctagtttcaaataactcatgatctcaactatatatatatatatatatatatatatataattactagaaatctccacaaaaccccttctgatatcaatgatcttttttatttataataataataatataaacaataaaatcttgtaaatgaatatttagttaattgtaatttatataaaacatgatatatatatagagtACAATAGTAATTAGTAATGAATTAGTGTATTACTTTTATTGTTGTCATTGTCGCTCCTGCTGTTGTTGCTGCCGCTgctggtgttgttgttgttgttgttgttcaactactgtattatatcttgttttatgttaacctATTGATATATTGTTAcatagaagaagaggaagaagaagattgtataattgtttcatttgtctattcattttgatttatttgtatTGAATAGTTTAACTTAATCTGTAAATAGAGTTTAGTAAttacaagaaaaaaaacattgagATATTGAGAAATGCAAGGAATATTCATAAATACTTATGTACTGTGTGATATATGCTTCCTTTACCTTATCTCGATTGAGTGTGCGCCCTGTTTAGTATATGTAGTGATGATCCCTGCTaatgagagaggagtgaatttatcgatcagagcaataatacacaatatccgtatgagcagtctagagtacttataggtcctgctttctgcctagcccagtcagttaagttcagaacaccaataacagcctctgcggtataaatcattgtatttcaaacatactgggtttatatactaaccaaacagaccacatcgtaccgtaaaatagaaaatacacatttgtacaagatttggctaaatgtggctgtgaataggggggacagtaattaatagactggggcataattcaagaatggtaaatcgtatagcaatagtctataggtcaaaataaagcttataataagaggaacatgaacaTGGATAGTTGAGCTACAGAATCTCTTAATAAAATccgagaaccatacagtaaatatttcacttGCAAAATATCATTTGTCTAAGACTTAATTGTTCCCTCGTTCTTACACCGATCACTCTTTATcatcgttctcttttctttgatcttaaccttctgcctccagacatttcacttctgattgatgatacatattacttattatctatcgacatcagtagtacacatcacAGCATAATGAAGTTTCCGAACTACCTATTTGTAATTAGTTTAATCTGacgtttcttatttatttaggaTATTAGTTTACCTACGTGTTTTGTTTCAGTAATAAGAATTTactttttgtattttatgttaTCAATAACAACTGTAGATGCTGTTAGCTGATACTCTGTTGGTGAGATTGTAATTTATGCACGACTTTTGGGTAATGTTGaactgaccttgagagtgtccatctaataactaggacctaatgagggttataaaccaatgtgaggaattagaattatgatttacagttgatggttaaggttaagaattagatttagggttttcatcacgaactgtgATATCAGTTATAAtgatgccaaaactctatttagacAAATGGATGAAGTGAATTTTGGGAGAAAATCCGAGACATATTATCCTGttcctgattggttcgtccataaattatagtctcgccgttatCTATTTTAATTTTGTTCCATTGAAGAAACCATATATTTTTAACATTTGAATACATTTAAATGCAATGACGTGTAAGTACTAAACACAACAttattcagaagggggtttgtggataatatagtaatttcaatagttgggatcatgagtcaattgaaattagaccaccatgaaaaacctggaagcactggatggccgttttgtcctattgtgagacttctcagattcgaagccaggacctatcagcttcgcgcgcgaacgcttaacctccagataACTAAGccggccggaatccaacggtattaatgtcaaacttcaaccgatccacgaaattcatgatcacatttattaaaattactacaaaatCCACAAAAcgcccttctgatattaatcaacatatgctcactagttacTGTCTTCAAGAGGTATCTcctggtggatgtgtcgctcaatttcgcggattggttgaagttagacattaacaccattgaatgccggtcggctcagtggtctagaggttgagtgctcgcgcacgagacttaaaggtcgtgggttcgaatcgttttgtggcgggatcgtggatgcgcactaccactgaggagttccacaataggacgaaatggccgttcagtgcttccagtttttccatggtagtctagctttaaccgattcatgatctcaactactaaaatgaAGTGAATTGTCAAAATGTTTTGTAACAGACTATAAGATATACTGGAAGTCACTGAGTTTAACATGGAAATCTCAAGAATAATTTCTCATGATTATAATGAGACATAAATCAAATTGAATCCATCACCAAATAAAAACTAACTTACCAGGTATAACTTCATCCGCTTTATGTATATTCTCTatatatttattcttatttaaatctgattgattctTTGATATCATAGTAATCAGTACTTCAGCTGCACGACTATTTCTATCTAATCTACCAGAAGCTAACATATTAGCAATAATAGATGCACGATTTCTTATtgtatcatcattattactatctAATTGAATAGGTTTATTCTCATATTCTTGTTCATCAGGATCATTATTATGATCGTTTTCATCATGGAAGGTTAGTTCATCTGTAGATTCGGGAAGATGGTCCTTTTTGTCTGGATTAATATTGTTGGGTAAAATACACGATGTAGATATGCATTTCCCCTCTTGAGAACTATGTGTCAATGAATTTAGAACCAATGGGGGAACTGTTATGTGATTTAGTACTGACGTTGTTACTTGTTGCAGTTTGCTGTAAGGATAAATTTCTCCTATATCTTGTACTGTATTGGTTAGTTTATCCATAGAAGATtcattattgattgtttgattataatcatcattagAATGTAATTTGATACGTGACATAATTCCTTCTAAACGTTTTTTACGTGCTTCACGTTCAGCTAATTCAGCtgataatgaaataattaatctTCCAGATTGAGATAAATTGGTAGAATGAAAAGGATATACAATCTGGATTGGTTTTTCTCGAATATTCATTAAATTTGATTGGTAATTGTTCTGTTATATAAAAGTAAGATTAGAAAGATACTTTAATTATCATGTATATGAGGAATATCACTAGATTTACTTGTTAACTAATAGGTTATAAACTAATTCATAATTCAAGTGGTTTTGAATGTTCAATCATACACTCTTCATCCATACTTCtctggaatccggaagggaagcggaaaagaggaaggccaaagaataaaTTACGCCGAGAGATTGAAGcggatataaaaaggatgaataacaactggaacgaactagaaaggattgcccaggacagagttgaatggagaatgctgatgagcggcctatgctcctccacgaatggtaacaggcgtaagtaagtagtagtaATTATACTTCTCTGACATTACTGAAAATGGTATATTGTATGAAGATTCAGTATTTTTGTAAAACTCTACATTATACAATGTGCATGGTAAATGGTTTAGTGTTCAACTTAAAGTTTGATGAACTAAAGTACTAAAAAACTACAATGGttatcacttagtattgtttgtttgaatcttcccattgatgtttaggactgcaattaatcagtctcttattggcatatgtgcataatgtgcgtattgcctcgatatagccttaattcacaagcattataagcaaagatggatagtggctagcagtggaaaatgaagtggccgagtggataatgcgatggcgtttgaagcaaaaggtactgagttcgagtcccagagtgaacatcaactgtgagatgcaggtacatccagctgacgggtcacaaagaggacgaaacgcgcgtcctggattacactgctagtcactatccatctttgcttaaaatacaATGGTTATCGTTTCTAGAACAGAATCCAAATACAATCATACCTTATTGTTTGAACAAACTTGGTTATTTGGAACTGTTCTACTCAACCTATTGCGTAATATTAATAAACGGGCAAACAGATTCAAATAAACTTATTTACTTGTTAGTAAAATGAGTACTGGATGGGACATCTATTGTTAGTGTAAAACTAATTTTATGTTTTCGAAGAGAGTGATTAAAGACTTTATGGTTCAAAATATCCTTATCTTGATCGATAAGTCTCTTAAGATCAAATGAATGTAACAATATTTAAAATGCCATTGGATTCTAAGGATATTGTGAAAGAATGCTGTAATACCATGGCTGTTACACTGAAAGAAATCATTGACGATATCACTGTTAAAACTAAGAGACTGAAGTTTTAAATCTTAGACAAGTTGTTAATATTTTGATCAACAGCATGACATTAGAATGGAATAGAAATCTACCTCATCTCTTATCTTGATTGGCTTCTTTActtagatcatgagtcaattgaagctagaccaccatggaaaacctggaagcactggatggccgtctcgtcttattatgggactcctcagcagtgagtatccacgatcccgcaccgaAATGATTCGAACCCACTACCTATCAATCTCtcgcgcttaacctctagatcactgagctggccggtatccaacgatgttaatgtctaacttcaaccaattcaggaaattgagcaaccgcccaccattgtattcagtgagttactatgtcccaacagacctgattgaactccactggtcagtgcttctcactagaactccaggaagtacatcttggagtcagtcactagtaagcaaaTGATTATCctcaaaagggggttttgtgggggttttagtaatttcatgGTTGAGATTTCCACAAAACACCCTTATTATAAAACGTGAGTAAATCGAAAAAAATTAGCTTGTTCGAAGGCTAAATTAAACTTTCTAAATAGTGATCATAAAATAGATATTTATTCGTTCTACTTTAAAGAGATCTATCTCACAAGTGTTGGTGATGGATGGAAGAAAGTTAAGGTTAGTCAAACCACAACATGACATTAGTtcttaaagtcactaacttctagtctgagccatgttggtagatgcagactacgtTGTTGGAGTCCGTCTGACTATCGTAACGAATGGTTTGAGACTCTGgatgacatgactcagaatcgatcacaatagcaTAGGTGTATAAACTCTTTGTCTTATCTTAAACCGTGAGataaaaattgctttatatctttctttctaccaacaaattctttcttcctgtattatatccttatacgcaatctttcttttatatattactaccattgaagtaagtACTTCTATGAAGTTagtgttcatgttgttgtgctaatgagacgtaccaacttgaaccgatgcatatatgtgcttggtcctTCGTTATAGCTGACTTGAGtaagatttatttcattttcttaaaATAGACTACTAAAGTATAAATTAGTAGGTACAGCTGATTTCAATTTTCATAAAATCATTGGAGATCTTTGAGCTTATCATGTGATTAGAATTATTAACTAGTGTTAGTAAATATAATACTAGTTTAGAGCCATTATGAAATATCAATTAAACACTGAATTCTTCCTTCGCTTGATTATTGGTCACTGGCTTAGTGATTGAAGCATCAGATCTTGAACGTTAAATCCCAGATTTGAGTCCCACTTCACATATTTGGGTTCAGGCAACCAGATAGTATCATCAGCTCTCACACTTCGAGTGAGGCTAATATTCAAGTACCTGATGAAtgtgttatttattcattattttttattttattttgtgattattatttataaacagcctttcttatcactattattatcatttatctggaccttacttacttacgcctgttactctcaatagagcataggccgccgaccaactttctccaacccactctgtcctgggccttcttttctagttctatccagttcttgttcattcttctcatgtctgtctctatttctcggcgtaatgtgttctttggtcttcctcttctcctttgaccttcaggattccatgtgagggcttgtcttgtgacgcaattgggtgatttcttcaaagtgtgccctatccacttccagtgcttcctcctgatttcttcctctgctggaatctggtttgttgtctcccacagtaacttgttgctgatagtgtctggccatcggatccgaagtatcttgcgtagacaactgttagtaaacacttgtatcttctggataatggctttcgtagttctccacatctccgccccatacagtagaactgtcttgatatttgtattgaaaattctaaccttggtgttggttgacaattgttttgagctccagatgtttttcagttgtaggtatgctgctctcgctgtgccgatccgcgccctcacatctgcatctgatccaccgtgttcatcaatgatgctgcccagctatgtaaaggtttccacatcttccaaagcttctccatcaagtgtaatttgattggtgcatattgtattgtagcTCCTCtgagggttactgccggtcccaagcccgggtaaaggaggagggttgggcatggggttagcgaccccatcccgtagaaaatcaactcgctaaaaaaacgctaaccagaaaaaatcattatcTGGACCTCCTTAATCGTTAATTTGTTTACATACCTTGATCTTTTAAAATTGTTACCTTCATTGCGGTTACATGATCGATGCTTTGTGTAATCAAtcttaaattattattcagtttgttGATCATAGTAACAATTCAAAAATGTTACTTGTAACTTAAAACATCCGATACTTTTGATGATTAGGTTCTTTTCTAAACAGAATTTTTATCATTCTAGAACGGATTTACGACTATTTTTCATCAGTATACTAAATTGATTTATGGATATTTTCACaactagaataaaataaaatagaatgtTCGTTGGGCGGATAACATCACCAACAGTATAATGTGAAAGAGAACAAATCAGGTTTCAGCtgtagaggaaattaggaaaacactTTGGAattggataagacatacattaaggaaatcaccaaaatgCATCAAAAGGCAAgtactaacttggaattcttaaggaaaacggaaaagaagaaggccaaaCAACACACTATGTAGggaattggaaacagacatgaataggatgaatagtaaccggaaaggattacccaggatATAGTTAAATGGAGCATGCTGGTAAGCAGCCTGTTCTCTTTCATGATGGTTAACAagtgtaagtaattaagtataaTTTTTAGTGTAATCTTTATTACATTGTATACTACATGAataactattcatttatttaaattgtaAAGTTTATTTAACTAAGTTATTTATACAGAATAAGTTCAAAAGTACATTCAGTCGGTCAGTCTGtagtatggtctacttatatccatataagtagcatatggtgatggtcagatattGAATGTATATTGGCAGAATATCGATGAGGAAAGaataggaatgaagcgcaatcgatatgaaaatacatgaacgATGAAACTGGAGAagatagactgatatttgcagaaggaacagtgaagattgagaccaatgattgttattttgcaaattgactgtttactgtatggttatcagattttagtgagatagtctgtaatttgtgtctaaatacattcgaatgttcccacccgtgttcttgtttacAACAAGTCAACTACAACgaaggactaggcacatatattcATCGGTCCAACTTGCCATACCttactcattagcacaagaagatgaacactgaattcatagaagtagatAATTTAATGGTAGCAATAGTCTActgtgagagaacaaatcaggTTTCAGCTGCAGTGTAAATTAAGAAAACACTTTGGAattggataagacatacattaaggaaatcaacaaactgcatcaaAAGGCAAGTACTAACTTGGGATTCTTAAGAAAAATGGGAAAGAAGAAGGTCAAATAACACACTATGTAGggaattggaaacagacatgaaaaagatgaatagtaactggaaagggTTACCCAGGATATAGTtaaatggagaatgctggtaagcAATCTATGCTCTTCCATGAGGGATAACAAGTGTCAGTTATTAAGTCTAATTTTTAATGTAATCTTTATTACATTGTACACTACATGATTAACTAAGTTATTTATACAGAATAAGTTCAAAAGTACATTCCATCAGTCAGGCAAAGAATGCATTtggtagaagattgataaggaaagaacaggaacgaagcgcaatcggtatgaaaatgctagaacaatgaaatcatagaagatggattgatatttacagaaagaacagtcaagattgagacaattgattgttattttgcaaattaactaattactgtatggttatcatattttaatgagatagtctgtaatttgtgcttagatacattcgattgtacccATTAGTGTTTTTGTGCACTACACTaccatctatatatttcaacaagttatctgtcttttgtttgtttcaacagaATATTAAGTCAATTAATTGCATAATCaattcaggtgcgtttgtgaaaagttcaaAACTTTTATCTGTACAAATTAGGAAAGAGTATAATCACAGACATCGTAATTGCTGGCAATATACATCGAAaacaatgaacattattcaaatgtcgattcctgaactgttaACATCTAATTGGTAATCAGTCAATATATATCGTCAGGCTCAATCAACAGATAAGAAACTGAAacttgtgctgagaattctatattgtaccaaaaacataataatgaataaagctaagtcagtcagtcaactacaacgtagaaccaagTACTCATATattcatcggtccaagttgccataacctcACTCAtcaacacaacaagatgaacatcgaattcatacaagtagttaatttaatcaaagaaagattatatatataaggatataatatatattacaACAAGTAAGACAACTAACAAATAAAAGTATATTACCTTTATTTGtatttgattatcattattattattaattaattgtatATGATTTATATTCTCTTGTAATtgtatattattaattttattgattattgattgttcattaatgatagatttatctattttattgattattgattttgttGAATGATTAAACTGTAATGTTTTAGACATTAATTCATTTAAGACTGTTAATGAATTATTACATAATGAAGTGTTTATAAGGTTTGTTGAATGAGTAGTTGTTATAGGTGACATTTGCATGACAGAAGTTGTAAAAACTAGAGTATCTGTTAGAGTTCCATTAGTTGTTGTCATGTTTGATAATAGTGAAAATGATGCTTCTGATGCTGTTGATAGTGAAGAATTTAAAGATAAGACTGAAGATTCAACTTCAGTAGTAGACATTAGACCTAATGATTCCATTTGATGCTTTACAGttttagcttcattttgatctgtttccataaattgttcatctgttGTTTTTGAAATGTTTTGATCTGTTATGTTTTGTAGGATTTCTTCAATAATTAAGTCTACTATTTTTTGATGGTCTTGGAATGCAGGAAGTGAATT
Above is a genomic segment from Schistosoma mansoni strain Puerto Rico chromosome 2, complete genome containing:
- a CDS encoding putative serine-rich repeat protein — encoded protein: MNNNSIKVSSLKDTNESMITSSVTTITTINRNTVTATIKCPFGFGSSTPRFVCYTSKELMHFKYPSVIKANNSNRVNSQFCNYGDRIISSSRQNSYTKQSFIKSEYYYYTNKRLVKSAHQNTTNHINNTNDKLHYQNWQSLSLYLDCDSINTRTSIGSDQSIIPTEQPGGKVLLSSKNKHRIHKTTTNGIDSNVDSRKLNCSSQSSSKSPSFITKKKSLQKSTNSPGLMRFTKRSSIQSLTSIILSSSTFNSSKQSLPVKQSCEVLQQNLNKYNCFESGNINNTKHTIVHCQTVNSHKLLDTSKRNLKQMNPSDVHSLNKSFIDHRKANSNIDMKVDQSENVRIERKNDEKLPIITTTTQGNVQKTSIDSWNSLPAFQDHQKIVDLIIEEILQNITDQNISKTTDEQFMETDQNEAKTVKHQMESLGLMSTTEVESSVLSLNSSLSTASEASFSLLSNMTTTNGTLTDTLVFTTSVMQMSPITTTHSTNLINTSLCNNSLTNNYQSNLMNIREKPIQIVYPFHSTNLSQSGRLIISLSAELAEREARKKRLEGIMSRIKLHSNDDYNQTINNESSMDKLTNTVQDIGEIYPYSKLQQVTTSVLNHITVPPLVLNSLTHSSQEGKCISTSCILPNNINPDKKDHLPESTDELTFHDENDHNNDPDEQEYENKPIQLDSNNDDTIRNRASIIANMLASGRLDRNSRAAEVLITMISKNQSDLNKNKYIENIHKADEVIPGKLVFIW